Proteins found in one Neodiprion lecontei isolate iyNeoLeco1 chromosome 6, iyNeoLeco1.1, whole genome shotgun sequence genomic segment:
- the LOC107219554 gene encoding spondin-1 isoform X2 — translation MVRQSAWILLAVLAASCTRQAAGKCDRTPDHATKHRSQPGDKFQIIVSEHNRTDPISHFEPKTKYIVSLQSDKSSPTPSKFTRFTLTAETETEDSSGDTGYFEVDGTNFSKHSELCPDAVVEASEIRKDDVSVFWTSPVDEGGCIIIRAMVMESPDVWYMDDGGLTVEVCPSSSSSGSGDPGPVLQTCCACAEAKYEVTFEGLWSRNTHPKDFPTNAWRTKFSDVIGASHTVDYRFWEYMKYASDGLRQVAERGVTRTLESELKEQSEHIRTIIKARGISYPNVTGKTFAVFRVDQKHHLMSLVTMIDPSPDWIVGVSGLELCLANCSWVEHRELNLFPYDAGTDSGITYLSQDTPTDPQERITRITSTFPNDPASPFYDETGADMKPIAKLYLNRQRLYEKTCDATSAEGPREACYTSSWGEWNQCSRTCGRGQKLRQRYYLDRDAALAANCREELTDRSRCKNERCPGIDPGDCDVEEWTSWSSCSTTCGTGFKTRSRKFRDRKTRKYCMHNLERHELEQTFECEDNEPCPDADPDAEECPNERFTEWSMWSPCSASCGPGVKLRSRLLKMSWGNLEESEELNLENCKTEQAACVAAMPNCDFSEETARSICSEPQVGGNCNANILRVYFDSASNECRRFNYTGCGGNRNNFPTEQDCNNVCSKYQRELRANLSAVMKKFKVSLSSVLTYHVPTQDQRSGKMKRAKYGEVTDRPFPAEFPSVSQTVDGYPLDCEITEWGEWSACGSNCKGYTYRKRMILREARNEGRRCPKKLQQKRRCKKVPPCSTRRDMRRRSYNEVFDGTSDHFNSIDCELSSWSTWSPCSATCGHSVRHRTRNVIVSPEGPNAKLCPSVAQFVTCPLAACDESTRQ, via the exons TGAGTCTTCAGAGCGACAAAAGCTCACCGACGCCGTCAAAGTTCACCAGATTCACGCTGACAGCCGAGACCGAAACCGAAGACTCGTCAGGGGACACCGGTTACTTCGAAGTCGATGGTACGAACTTCAGCAAACATTCGGAATTATGTCCTGACGCGGTCGTCGAAGCGTCGGAGATCCGCAAGGACGACGTCTCCGTCTTCTGGACCAGTCCCGTCGACGAGGGTGGATGCATCATCATCAG GGCGATGGTCATGGAGTCCCCGGACGTCTGGTACATGGACGACGGGGGCCTGACGGTGGAGGTCTGCCCGTCGTCTTCTTCCTCGGGTAGCGGAGATCCTGGCCCGGTATTGCAGACCTGCTGCGCCTGCGCCGAGGCGAAGTACGAGGTCACCTTCGAGGGGCTCTGGTCTCGGAACACCCACCCTAAG GACTTTCCTACCAACGCATGGCGAACGAAATTCTCCGACGTTATCGGCGCCTCGCATACGGTGGATTACCGCTTTTGGGAGTACATGAAATACGCCAGCGACGGTTTGCGACAGGTCGCCGAACGCGGGGTTACCCGCACGCTCGAGTCCGAGTTGAAGGAGCAG AGCGAACACATCCGCACCATAATCAAGGCTAGAGGAATAAGCTACCCGAACGTCACCGGAAAAACATTCGCGGTGTTCCGCGTGGACCAGAAACACCATCTCATGTCGCTGGTCACCATGATCG ACCCTTCGCCGGACTGGATAGTCGGAGTTTCCGGACTTGAGCTGTGCCTGGCGAACTGTTCCTGGGTAGAGCACAGGGAGTTGAATCTCTTCCCATACGACGCGGGCACGGATAGCGGAATAACGTATCTC TCGCAAGACACCCCGACAGATCCGCAGGAGCGAATTACCCGCATAACGTCAACCTTTCCAAACGACCCGGCTTCTCCTTTCTACGACGAAACGGGAGCGGACATGAAGCCGATAGCGAAACTCTATCTGAACCGACAACGTCTGTACGAAAAGACTTGCGACGCGACATCGGCCGAAGGTCCCAGAG AAGCCTGTTACACGAGTTCCTGGGGCGAGTGGAACCAATGCTCGCGTACCTGTGGAAGAGGGCAGAAACTTCGTCAACGATATTACCTCGACCGCGACGCAGCTTTGGCGGCAAACTGTAGGGAGGAATTGACCGATCGATCGAGATGCAAGAACGAGCGGTG CCCAGGAATAGATCCCGGTGATTGCGACGTCGAGGAGTGGACCAGCTGGTCCTCGTGCAGTACCACCTGCGGTACGGGGTTCAAAACTCGGTCCCGTAAATTTCGCGATCGGAAGACCAGGAAGTACTGCATGCACAATTTGGAACGCCACGAGCTGGAGCAGACTTTTGAGTGCGAAGACAACGAGCCCTGTCCCGACGCGGATCCCGACGCCGAGGAG TGTCCGAACGAGAGATTCACCGAGTGGTCCATGTGGTCACCATGCAGTGCCAGCTGCGGTCCAGGAGTAAAACTGCGATCCAGGCTGCTGAAGATGTCCTGGGGTAACTTGGAGGAATCGGAGGAACTTAATCTGGAAAACTGTAAAACCGAACAGGCTGCTTGCGTGGCAGCGATGCCGAATTGCGATTTCTCGGAGGAAACGGCACGAA GCATTTGCAGTGAACCGCAGGTCGGTGGGAACTGCAACGCGAACATTTTGCGGGTATATTTTGATAGCGCGAGCAATGAGTGCCGCAGGTTCAATTACACAGGGTGCGGTGGTAACAGGAATAACTTTCCAACCGAACAGGATTGCAATAACGTATGCAGTAAATATCAAA GGGAGCTTAGGGCCAACCTTTCGGCTGTGATGAAGAAATTTAAGGTCTCACTGAGCAGCGTACTGACCTATCACGTCCCGACCCAAGATCAACGCAGCGGGAAAATGAAGAGAGCCAAATACG GTGAAGTCACCGACAGGCCATTTCCCGCCGAGTTTCCATCCGTCAGTCAAACCGTCGACGGATATCCACTTGACTGTGAGATTACCGAATGGGGCGAGTGGTCGGCCTGCGGCTCCAATTGCAAGGGCTACACGTACCGGAAACGAATGATTCTG CGTGAAGCGAGAAACGAAGGAAGAAGATGTCCGAAAAAACTACAACAGAAAAGACGATGCAAGAAGGTTCCGCCTTGTT CAACACGAAGAGACATGCGCCGTAGAAGTTATAACGAAGTCTTCGACGGGACGAGCGATCATTTCA ATTCCATCGACTGCGAGTTATCTTCATGGTCGACGTGGTCACCGTGTTCGGCAACCTGCGGACATTCGGTTCGTCACAGAACCAGGAACGTTATCGTATCGCCGGAGGGTCCGAACGCGAAGCTCTGCCCTTCGGTAGCACAGTTCGTGACATGCCCTTTGGCTGCCTGCGACGAATCAACGAGGCAGTAG